The following coding sequences lie in one uncultured Mailhella sp. genomic window:
- a CDS encoding alpha/beta hydrolase, which translates to MGFMTDTHYYEGTKTTFLKTGLRVAALVFHPEGFDENASYPAVVVTHPGGGVKEQVASLYAWNLSQKGYVTIAFDASHHGESEGMPRYLEDPASRVEDIRAAVDYLTTLPFVDRERIGAVGICAGGGYTMSAVQTDIRIKAAAGISSWNTGDWVRDGFPPRGKNSALLSSLKTAAEQRTREANGEEPLYVGYVPNSPEEIDEHTPVIMKEASEYYRTERCAYPTSVNKMAVQSLDRLAAFDAFQYLDTVSPRPILLIVGSLADTKHFSEDAYSRAKEPRELFVVDGATHIDLYDVPKFVEQAVSKLTSFFDKNLKNMRVMP; encoded by the coding sequence ATGGGCTTCATGACCGACACCCATTATTACGAAGGAACAAAGACGACCTTCCTCAAAACCGGGCTGCGCGTCGCCGCTCTGGTCTTCCATCCCGAAGGCTTTGACGAGAACGCAAGCTATCCCGCCGTGGTGGTCACGCATCCCGGCGGCGGCGTCAAGGAACAGGTGGCCTCGCTGTATGCCTGGAATCTTTCCCAAAAAGGCTACGTGACCATTGCCTTTGACGCTTCCCATCATGGAGAAAGCGAGGGCATGCCGCGTTACCTGGAAGATCCGGCCTCCCGCGTGGAAGACATCCGCGCCGCGGTGGACTATCTGACGACGCTCCCCTTCGTGGACAGAGAACGCATCGGAGCCGTGGGCATATGCGCAGGCGGCGGTTATACCATGAGCGCCGTTCAGACGGACATCCGCATCAAGGCCGCCGCCGGCATCAGCTCCTGGAATACCGGCGACTGGGTCAGGGACGGTTTTCCGCCCCGGGGGAAGAACAGCGCCCTGCTCAGCTCCCTGAAAACGGCGGCGGAACAAAGAACAAGGGAAGCCAACGGCGAAGAGCCCCTGTACGTCGGCTATGTGCCCAACTCTCCGGAGGAAATCGACGAACATACGCCCGTCATCATGAAGGAGGCCTCCGAATATTACAGAACCGAACGCTGCGCCTACCCCACGTCCGTCAACAAAATGGCCGTGCAAAGCCTCGACAGACTGGCCGCGTTCGACGCCTTCCAATACCTCGACACCGTTTCGCCCCGCCCCATTCTTCTGATCGTGGGCAGCCTCGCCGACACCAAACATTTCAGCGAAGACGCCTACAGCAGAGCCAAGGAGCCCAGAGAACTCTTTGTCGTTGACGGCGCGACGCATATCGATCTGTACGATGTGCCGAAGTTTGTCGAGCAGGCCGTCAGCAAACTCACGTCATTTTTTGACAAAAACTTGAAAAACATGCGGGTCATGCCATGA
- a CDS encoding cyclophilin-like fold protein, translated as MKKSILLLSCSLLCLGLSTICTAEETQAKKIRMLFAGEQAVVELDDHPAVRDLLSRLPMTVTFEDYSGMEKISYLSEKLNTESSPSSCDPSVGTFAYYAPWGNLSVFYRDFRHSEGLVPLGRVVSGMDGLARMQGDVSVRLEIDEQPSSPR; from the coding sequence ATGAAAAAAAGTATTCTTCTCCTGAGCTGCTCCCTGCTGTGCCTGGGATTGTCGACCATCTGCACGGCGGAAGAAACGCAGGCGAAAAAAATAAGGATGCTGTTTGCCGGAGAGCAGGCCGTCGTCGAGCTGGACGATCATCCTGCTGTGCGGGATCTGCTTTCCAGGCTGCCCATGACCGTGACGTTTGAAGACTACAGCGGCATGGAAAAAATCAGCTACCTTTCCGAAAAGCTGAACACGGAAAGCTCTCCTTCAAGCTGCGATCCTTCAGTGGGAACGTTTGCCTACTATGCGCCGTGGGGCAATCTTTCCGTATTCTACCGGGACTTCAGGCATTCCGAAGGGCTTGTGCCGCTGGGACGCGTAGTGTCCGGCATGGACGGCCTTGCCCGAATGCAGGGAGACGTTTCCGTACGTCTGGAAATTGACGAACAGCCAAGCTCCCCCCGATAA
- a CDS encoding flavodoxin, with product MLILYFSHSGNTRTLAEYIHSKIGGDMLELKTVSPYPSDYDAVVDQAQQEQRRNARPDISTGIPNLEAYDTVFIGYPNWWGTLPMPFFTLLERQPLGRKTIVPFCTHEGSRFGRSERDLQRLCPEARMLEGFEVRGSRVGQARADVDAWLRRLGFLAG from the coding sequence ATGCTTATTCTGTATTTCTCGCATTCCGGCAATACCCGCACCCTTGCCGAATACATCCACAGCAAAATCGGCGGGGACATGCTGGAACTTAAAACCGTCAGTCCTTATCCTTCCGACTACGACGCCGTCGTGGATCAGGCGCAGCAGGAACAGCGGCGGAATGCCAGACCGGACATCAGCACCGGCATCCCGAATCTTGAAGCATACGACACCGTCTTCATCGGCTATCCAAACTGGTGGGGAACCCTGCCCATGCCGTTCTTCACCCTGCTTGAACGCCAGCCGCTCGGCCGCAAAACCATCGTCCCCTTCTGCACGCATGAGGGAAGCCGCTTCGGACGCAGCGAACGGGATCTTCAACGGCTTTGCCCCGAGGCCCGGATGCTGGAAGGCTTTGAAGTGCGCGGATCAAGAGTCGGACAGGCGCGGGCGGACGTGGACGCATGGCTGCGCAGACTGGGATTTCTCGCCGGATAA
- a CDS encoding AraC family transcriptional regulator encodes MDSDRQERVARINRKLREVILRHMETPDARPSAVKGLTLVRRDETNSSERCFEKPLASVVVQGSKQSTIGMQEYVLRENQCLVSAVDMPSISYAVDPSSETPFLSLFFYLDKKIFTELISEMDPEERPAFHAGLGVSVADAEPDFLEALLRLAELLDKPKQIAVRAPIIMRELHYLLLIGPQGSTLQGLYTSGSQDSQIVQAISIMKKNIAGPLRMDALAKQVSMSISSLHRHFKSITGFSPLQYHKQLRLYEAQRLMLVENERAAAAALAVGYESVTQFNREYKRMFGEPPHRDITLRRSFAG; translated from the coding sequence ATGGACAGCGACAGACAGGAACGCGTTGCGAGGATTAATCGGAAGCTGAGAGAGGTGATTCTGCGACACATGGAGACGCCGGATGCGCGGCCGTCCGCAGTCAAAGGGCTGACGCTGGTGCGCCGGGACGAGACCAACAGTTCGGAACGCTGCTTTGAAAAACCTCTGGCTTCCGTTGTGGTTCAGGGCAGCAAGCAGTCCACCATAGGCATGCAGGAATATGTGCTTCGTGAAAATCAGTGTCTTGTTTCCGCGGTGGATATGCCGAGCATCTCCTACGCTGTTGACCCGAGTTCGGAAACGCCGTTTCTTTCCTTGTTTTTTTATCTGGATAAAAAAATATTCACCGAGTTGATCTCGGAAATGGACCCGGAAGAGAGGCCCGCCTTTCATGCCGGACTGGGCGTTTCCGTGGCCGATGCCGAACCGGATTTTCTGGAGGCGCTGCTCAGGCTGGCAGAACTTCTGGACAAGCCGAAACAGATAGCCGTGCGTGCGCCCATCATCATGCGGGAGCTTCATTATCTCTTGCTTATCGGTCCGCAGGGAAGCACGTTGCAGGGCCTGTACACCAGCGGTTCGCAGGACAGTCAGATAGTGCAGGCCATTTCCATCATGAAAAAGAATATTGCCGGTCCGTTGCGTATGGATGCCCTGGCAAAGCAGGTCAGCATGTCCATATCGAGCCTGCATCGTCATTTTAAAAGTATTACGGGTTTCAGCCCGTTGCAGTACCATAAGCAGCTGCGGCTCTATGAAGCGCAGAGGCTCATGCTTGTGGAGAACGAGCGGGCCGCCGCTGCCGCGCTGGCCGTGGGCTATGAGAGCGTGACGCAGTTCAACAGGGAATATAAGCGCATGTTCGGCGAGCCGCCGCATCGCGACATCACGCTTCGGCGCAGCTTTGCGGGATGA
- a CDS encoding cupin domain-containing protein, with amino-acid sequence MFERGGANTAYARYFVGNSYLNMLSTEGVAIGNVTFEPGCRNNWHTHQATRGGGQILLCTAGRGWYQEWGKEARELNPGDVVHIPAGVKHWHGAAKDSWFVHIAVEVPGENTRSDWHEPVSDEDYNKLP; translated from the coding sequence GTGTTCGAGCGCGGCGGAGCCAACACCGCCTATGCCCGCTATTTTGTCGGCAACAGCTATCTGAACATGCTCTCCACGGAAGGCGTCGCCATCGGCAACGTGACCTTTGAACCCGGATGCCGCAACAACTGGCATACGCATCAGGCCACCAGAGGCGGCGGACAGATTCTGCTCTGCACTGCCGGACGCGGCTGGTATCAGGAATGGGGCAAGGAAGCCCGCGAGCTCAATCCCGGCGACGTAGTTCACATTCCCGCGGGCGTCAAGCACTGGCACGGCGCGGCAAAAGACAGCTGGTTCGTGCATATCGCCGTGGAAGTGCCGGGCGAAAACACCAGGAGCGACTGGCATGAACCCGTGAGCGACGAAGACTACAACAAGCTGCCCTGA
- a CDS encoding flavodoxin family protein: protein MLKVLSGSLALALTPATIASAADLLLTDNKGNPMKIVMLTGSPHRQGTSALLADEFIAGASSKGHTVVRFDTAFEKVGPCRACYYCSEHNGECIQQDAMQKILPEVLSADMLVLVTPLYYYNMTAQLKTVIDRMMPRREELRKHRMKTAMLVTCGSNTDWNMDAVMAQYKVLQQYLPWEDQGVVLARHVFARKDIEGTAYPAAARALGASL, encoded by the coding sequence ATGCTGAAAGTATTAAGCGGCTCTCTGGCCCTTGCTCTGACTCCCGCGACCATCGCCTCCGCCGCCGATCTGCTTCTCACCGACAACAAAGGAAATCCCATGAAAATCGTCATGCTTACCGGAAGCCCTCATCGTCAGGGCACCTCTGCTCTTCTGGCCGACGAGTTCATCGCCGGCGCTTCGTCCAAAGGGCACACCGTCGTCCGCTTCGACACCGCCTTTGAAAAAGTCGGCCCCTGCCGGGCCTGCTACTACTGCAGCGAACATAACGGCGAATGCATTCAGCAGGACGCCATGCAGAAAATTCTTCCCGAAGTGCTCTCCGCAGACATGCTCGTGCTGGTTACGCCGCTCTATTACTACAACATGACCGCGCAGTTGAAGACGGTCATAGACCGCATGATGCCCCGACGCGAAGAGCTGAGAAAACATCGCATGAAAACGGCCATGCTGGTCACCTGCGGCAGCAATACGGACTGGAACATGGATGCCGTCATGGCGCAGTATAAAGTCCTCCAGCAGTATCTTCCCTGGGAAGATCAGGGCGTGGTGCTGGCCAGGCATGTTTTTGCCCGCAAGGATATCGAAGGCACGGCCTATCCTGCTGCGGCAAGAGCCCTCGGTGCCAGCCTGTAA
- a CDS encoding antibiotic biosynthesis monooxygenase: MKLRSIIRFTVLAILALCLAEEQVHAAEPTSIRMAHLQIRQDQLSAFTSSVKEEMEAALRVEPGVFAIYAAADTNNPANMVFFEMYKDENAYQLHRDTPHFQKYFHTTKDMISDRVLLELVPVELRDRYNTPADYADVRKDAQASSIRIAHLQIKKDQLPAFLDSVKKEMEAALRVEPGVIAIYAAADKSDPTKMTFFEMYVDEAAYQTHRNTPHFQKYFHTTKDMISDRILLEAVPVELRDKHNTLADK, translated from the coding sequence ATGAAACTGCGCTCCATCATACGCTTCACAGTCCTGGCAATTCTGGCCCTCTGCCTTGCCGAAGAACAGGTCCATGCCGCGGAGCCGACATCCATCCGCATGGCGCACCTGCAAATCAGGCAGGATCAGCTTTCCGCCTTCACCTCCTCCGTCAAAGAAGAAATGGAGGCCGCGCTGCGCGTGGAACCCGGCGTTTTCGCCATCTATGCCGCGGCTGATACGAACAATCCGGCCAACATGGTCTTCTTTGAAATGTACAAGGACGAAAACGCCTATCAGCTCCACCGCGACACGCCGCATTTCCAGAAGTATTTCCATACCACCAAGGACATGATCTCCGACCGCGTGCTTCTGGAACTCGTGCCCGTCGAACTTCGGGACAGGTACAATACTCCGGCCGACTACGCCGACGTCAGAAAGGATGCACAGGCGTCTTCCATCCGCATCGCCCATTTGCAGATCAAAAAAGATCAGCTCCCTGCCTTCCTGGACTCCGTGAAGAAAGAAATGGAAGCCGCCCTGCGCGTGGAACCCGGCGTCATCGCCATTTATGCCGCAGCCGATAAGAGCGATCCGACGAAGATGACCTTCTTTGAAATGTACGTCGATGAAGCGGCCTATCAGACTCATCGCAACACGCCGCATTTCCAGAAGTATTTCCACACCACCAAGGACATGATCTCCGACCGCATCCTTCTGGAAGCCGTGCCTGTTGAACTCAGGGACAAGCACAACACCCTTGCAGACAAATAA
- a CDS encoding aldo/keto reductase, which produces MKYRTLGEQGLKVSAIGYGCMGLTQSYPPYLPKDASISLIRKAVDMGVTFFDTAEAYGPFSNESLLGEALRPFREKVVIATKFGFDFEHGQNDAHNRPVTLSSRPAHIRKALEGSLQRLGTDYIDLYYQHRVDPDTPIEEVADTMAALIKEGKIRGWGLSEASVQTVRRAHAVCPLTAVQSEYSMWYREPEKELLPALEELGIGFVPFSPLGKGMLAGRFNKDSTFGPDDFRSAIPRFNPQNLQHNVNIAELVQNMADKRHTTPARMALAWLLAQGPNIVPIPGTKTVARLEENLGAADLSLSPDELDDIRRRLDQITIVGARYPKEQEMLTGR; this is translated from the coding sequence ATGAAATACAGAACGCTGGGAGAACAGGGGCTGAAAGTATCGGCCATCGGCTACGGCTGCATGGGACTGACGCAAAGCTATCCGCCCTATCTTCCCAAAGATGCATCCATATCCCTCATCAGAAAAGCCGTGGATATGGGGGTCACGTTCTTTGATACGGCGGAAGCCTACGGCCCTTTCAGCAATGAATCCCTGCTTGGGGAAGCCTTGCGGCCCTTCCGGGAAAAGGTCGTCATCGCCACCAAGTTCGGCTTTGATTTTGAACACGGACAAAACGACGCTCATAATCGTCCCGTCACGCTTTCGAGTCGTCCGGCGCACATCCGAAAGGCGCTGGAAGGATCTCTTCAGAGGCTGGGCACGGATTATATTGATCTTTACTACCAGCACCGAGTCGATCCCGACACCCCCATTGAAGAGGTGGCCGACACCATGGCCGCTCTCATCAAGGAAGGGAAAATACGCGGCTGGGGACTCTCGGAAGCCAGCGTGCAGACGGTCCGACGCGCGCATGCCGTCTGTCCGCTCACCGCGGTACAGAGCGAATATTCCATGTGGTATCGGGAACCGGAAAAAGAGCTCCTGCCTGCGCTGGAAGAGCTCGGCATCGGCTTTGTGCCGTTCAGCCCGCTGGGCAAAGGCATGCTTGCCGGCCGCTTCAACAAAGATTCAACCTTCGGCCCCGACGACTTTCGCAGCGCCATTCCGCGGTTCAACCCTCAAAATCTGCAACATAATGTGAACATTGCGGAACTTGTTCAGAATATGGCGGACAAACGTCACACCACGCCCGCGCGCATGGCTTTGGCCTGGCTGCTGGCTCAAGGGCCGAATATCGTACCTATTCCCGGCACTAAAACCGTTGCGCGTCTTGAAGAAAATCTGGGGGCCGCCGACCTCTCCCTCTCCCCCGACGAACTGGACGACATCCGCCGTCGCCTAGATCAGATCACCATCGTCGGGGCGCGGTATCCGAAAGAACAGGAAATGCTCACGGGCCGCTAA
- a CDS encoding relaxase/mobilization nuclease domain-containing protein, which produces MPVQQWIFSWQEGEQPTREQVDEAVDIFLGHMGLTGHQTVYALHYDTDNYHLHIAVNRMNEETGKVIQPHKGFDIDAAHRLLALIEHRQGWKPQEKAQYVVLENGELARRKSGKEIKFRQAALDVEHATGEKSAQRIAQERGMTSYGTQTHGKTCTGSRQKSISVLRKRGPARSFLWETLP; this is translated from the coding sequence ATGCCGGTGCAGCAATGGATTTTTTCATGGCAGGAGGGGGAGCAGCCCACGAGGGAACAGGTGGACGAGGCTGTGGATATTTTTCTGGGTCACATGGGGCTGACCGGGCATCAGACCGTGTACGCTCTGCATTATGATACCGATAACTACCATCTTCACATTGCGGTGAACCGCATGAATGAGGAAACGGGAAAAGTTATTCAGCCACACAAAGGATTTGATATTGATGCGGCGCACAGGCTTCTTGCGCTCATTGAACACAGACAGGGATGGAAACCGCAGGAAAAAGCCCAATATGTCGTGCTGGAAAACGGTGAACTGGCCCGGAGAAAGAGCGGCAAGGAAATAAAATTTCGACAGGCCGCCTTGGACGTTGAACACGCCACGGGGGAGAAGTCTGCTCAGCGTATCGCACAGGAGCGGGGCATGACATCATACGGGACGCAGACTCATGGGAAGACATGCACCGGAAGCCGGCAAAAGTCGATCTCCGTTTTGAGAAAAAGGGGGCCGGCGCGGTCATTTTTGTGGGAGACATTGCCGTGA
- the pglZ gene encoding BREX-3 system phosphatase PglZ, protein MAAGFAGSATDCAGNPAAADAADYQGGRLMRSWRDAILNNFVPNVSKLTLVADPDCLLTEEKLVLDLHGRGFDLIEFRDPVEFRYAYESKYRLIWDRGEHTDLVVVLRLQDADLEFLPYDLLQAGRKLSFNLGDIFPNLSYPVIEKIDRSMLDAVFDAQCKDTPERMGDNATKDFILRHVFGIAAELIDDEVKLLRALLHLHYSNLQVPQILAERLIQVLEVHGGFKSWPLSEIVSDDEAFFAFLQERWPIFLSMIGSDFVREDSPEYGLKYHGPAYLPFDHQDIKVYIDNLFLEGKLTPVEAKGIELDAGAWIRSGIVTSDPDDDALRISRLFDLAERNLPNAEALYSDWIVFALKWAELSSLVHCDGSIEYQTRLREIGDELNSTFAAWLTEQYTGLISLPPTNPAMLHHVPRRLARDIESSGSKRVALIVVDGLALDQWVTIRQLLQRQDANLVMRESATFAWIPTLTSVSRQAIFSGKPPLYFPSSINSTNSEEKLWKQFWEGYDLSRFDVAYQRGLGDGNAGEVLDSVILPGKTKVVGLIVDKVDKIMHGMQLGSAGMHNQIKQWCSAGFLSKMVGQLLDYGYDVWLTSDHGNIQCEGKGRPSEGGIAETRGERVRVYPSSELRARVAEAFPFAHEWSPVGLPSDYFPLVAGGHDAFLNPGCSIVGHGGVSIEEVIVPVVKFERRTR, encoded by the coding sequence TTGGCTGCGGGCTTTGCAGGAAGCGCGACAGATTGTGCCGGAAATCCGGCCGCTGCTGATGCTGCAGATTATCAAGGGGGGCGTTTAATGAGGAGTTGGCGAGACGCCATTCTGAACAATTTTGTACCGAACGTCAGCAAGTTGACTTTGGTGGCAGACCCGGATTGTCTGCTGACCGAGGAGAAACTGGTGTTGGATCTTCACGGGAGAGGCTTCGATCTCATCGAGTTCAGAGACCCTGTCGAATTCAGATATGCCTATGAGTCCAAGTACCGTTTAATCTGGGATCGGGGGGAACACACAGATTTGGTGGTGGTTCTCCGCCTGCAGGATGCTGATCTGGAGTTCTTGCCATACGATCTGCTCCAGGCAGGCCGAAAGCTGTCATTTAACCTGGGGGACATCTTTCCTAATCTGAGCTATCCGGTTATCGAGAAGATCGACCGGAGCATGTTGGACGCGGTATTTGATGCCCAGTGCAAGGATACGCCGGAACGCATGGGTGACAACGCCACCAAGGATTTTATTCTCCGTCATGTATTCGGCATCGCAGCGGAATTGATTGACGACGAAGTAAAGTTGCTCCGTGCTTTGCTTCACCTGCACTACAGTAATCTTCAAGTCCCACAGATTCTGGCAGAACGACTCATCCAAGTTCTCGAAGTTCATGGTGGGTTCAAATCCTGGCCGCTTTCTGAAATCGTTTCAGACGATGAGGCCTTTTTTGCCTTTTTGCAGGAACGCTGGCCGATTTTTCTTTCCATGATCGGCAGTGATTTTGTACGGGAAGATTCGCCGGAATACGGCCTCAAGTATCACGGACCGGCTTATCTGCCGTTCGACCATCAGGACATCAAAGTCTACATCGACAATCTGTTTCTGGAGGGAAAACTCACTCCTGTCGAGGCAAAAGGTATTGAATTGGATGCCGGGGCCTGGATTCGAAGCGGCATTGTCACGTCCGACCCGGACGATGACGCACTCCGGATTTCACGCCTGTTTGATCTTGCTGAAAGGAATCTGCCCAATGCGGAAGCTCTCTATTCGGATTGGATTGTCTTTGCATTGAAATGGGCTGAACTTTCTTCATTGGTTCACTGTGACGGCAGCATCGAGTATCAGACCAGGCTCAGAGAAATCGGAGATGAACTGAACTCGACATTTGCAGCTTGGCTGACGGAGCAATATACCGGTTTGATCAGCTTGCCGCCGACAAATCCAGCCATGCTGCACCACGTACCTCGCCGCCTGGCAAGGGACATTGAGTCCTCCGGCAGCAAACGAGTCGCTCTAATCGTGGTCGATGGCCTGGCTTTGGACCAGTGGGTGACCATTCGTCAGCTTCTGCAAAGGCAAGATGCCAATCTTGTTATGCGTGAATCCGCGACCTTCGCTTGGATTCCGACGCTGACCTCAGTGTCGCGGCAGGCTATCTTCTCAGGCAAGCCGCCGCTCTATTTCCCGTCATCCATCAATTCGACCAACAGCGAAGAGAAGCTCTGGAAGCAGTTCTGGGAAGGATATGACCTATCCCGGTTCGATGTAGCCTACCAGCGAGGCCTTGGAGATGGTAATGCTGGGGAAGTTTTGGATTCGGTAATCCTCCCGGGGAAGACCAAGGTAGTGGGGTTGATCGTTGACAAGGTCGACAAAATCATGCACGGCATGCAACTCGGCTCTGCCGGGATGCACAACCAGATAAAACAATGGTGCAGTGCTGGATTCCTTTCCAAGATGGTCGGCCAACTATTGGATTACGGTTATGATGTTTGGCTGACATCCGATCACGGCAATATTCAATGTGAAGGTAAAGGGCGTCCATCTGAAGGGGGGATAGCTGAAACTCGTGGCGAGCGGGTTCGTGTCTATCCTTCGTCGGAACTTCGTGCTCGGGTGGCTGAGGCCTTTCCGTTTGCCCATGAATGGTCTCCGGTTGGGTTGCCCTCAGATTATTTTCCCCTGGTGGCCGGTGGTCATGATGCATTCCTGAATCCGGGATGTAGCATCGTGGGGCATGGCGGTGTATCTATTGAAGAAGTCATTGTGCCCGTTGTGAAGTTTGAAAGGAGAACACGGTGA